The nucleotide sequence ACGCAGTCGCAATGACCAAGTCGCTACCGATGTGCGCCTCTACTGCCGCGCAGAGATTGATGCCCTCCTTGATCTCATGAACGCCATGCAGGCAGCCCTCATCGAGTGCGCAGAGCGTGCCGAAGGCGTGCTCATGCCTGGCTACACCCATCTCCAGCGCGGACAGCCTGTTTTCTTCGCCCATCATTTGCTCGCCTATGTCGAGATGCTCGACCGGGATGTCACCCGCCTGCTCGATTGCCGCGAGCGGCTCAATATCATGCCCCTGGGCTCCGGCGCACTCGCGGGCAGCACCATCATCCTCGATCGCGAATTCGTCGCCGCAGAGCTCGGCTTCGCCTCTGTCACGCAGAACTCGATGGATGCAGTCAGCGACCGTGATTTCATCGCAGAGCTGCTTTTCTCCATCTCGATGGTCGGCGTGCATCTCAGCCGCCTCAGTGAGGATGTCATCCTATGGGCCAGCGCCGAGTTCGCCTTCGTCACCCTGAGCGATGCGCACACCACCGGCTCCTCGCTGATGCCGCAGAAAAAGAACCCAGATGTGGCCGAGCTCACGCGTGGCAAGTCCGCACGCCTCATCGGCAACCTCATGAGCATCCTCACGCTCATCAAAGGCCTGCCCATGACCTACAATCGCGACCTCCAGGAGGACAAAGAGCCGCTCTTTGACTCCGTGGACAGCATCAAGCTCGCCCTGGAGGTCTTTGCCGAAATGGTCCGCGGCATGGATGTGAATCGCGCCCGGACAGAAGCCGCCGCAGCCGATCCCATGCTGCTCGCCACCGATCTGGCCGATTACCTCGTCAACCATGGCGTGCCCTTCCGTCAGGCGCACGAAGTCATCGGCAAGCTCGTCGCTTACAGCATCGCGGAGCAACGTAGCTTTGGGGACATGAGCCTGGAGGAGTTCCGCCGCTTCTCCACCGTCTTTGAGGCCGATGTGCTGAACTGCCTCAGTCTCGAAACCGCCATGCAAGCCCGCAAAGGCATCGGAGCCCCCTCCCCCGCCAATGTGAGCGCTCAGCTCGCACGCTGGCGTGAGACGCTGAGCGTGAAATAAGCAACTCTGCGAAGCAGAAGGTTTGAAACCGCTAACGAGACGCTCATTTCATGCTGATAAATGAATTCTGAATCAGCGTCTTATTAGCGTCATATCAGCGGTTAGGAGATTCCAAATCCTGGTGACACGACATCCCATGAAATCGCTCTTTTGCCTCCTCCTTGCCGTTTCGCTGCCCCTTTGTGCCCAGGACGCCGTGTTCCGAGCCGGCGCGGCCACTTCCAACATCACACCGGAGCTCGGAGGCGATGTGATCGGCGGTTTTGCCCCTTATCCATGCACCCACATTCATGATGAGCTGCACGCTCGCTGCCTCGTGCTCGATGATGGGCAGACAAAGCTCGCCCTCGTCGTCTGCGACCTCCTCGGCCTGCACCGCAGTGTCTCGGTGCTCGCCCGCGAGCTGATCGAAAAAGAAATCGGTATCCCCGCCGCGAATGTGCTCATCAGCGGCACGCACACCCACTCCGCCACCAGTGCCATCAGCGGCCCCGTGCGGCAATACACCTCCGATCTGGAGCTGACGGATTATCAAAAATTCGCCGCTCGCCGCATCGCGGATGGAGTGCGGCGTGCACACACCCTGCTGCGTCCGGCGGAGATCGCCTTTGGCACCGTGGACGTGCCAGAGCATGTCCATATCCGCCGCTGGTTCCTCAAAGAAGGCAGCATGCCGCCGAATCCCTTTGGCAAAATCGACCAAGTCAAAATGAACCCCGGCGCGGGCAATCCTGCACTCGTCAAACCCGCCAGCGAGCCCGATCCACGCGTCTCCTTCATCGCCCTGCGTGAGGTCGGCGGTCGCATGATCTCCATCTTCTCCGCCTATTCACTCCACTACGTCGGTGGTGTGCAGGGCGCAGACATTTCCGCCGATTACTACGGCTACTACTGTGAGGCCCTGAAGCGCCTACAGACCGGCGGCAGCGACTATCCGCCCTTCGTCGCCCTCATGGCCAATGGCACCAGCGGTGATGCCAACAACATCAACTTCCGCACTCCCCAGCCACGCAAAAAACCTTATGAGCAGATGCGCTACGTCGCCGAAGACGTCGCCACCAAAGTCCACGATGCCTTGCAAAAGCTCACCTGGACAGACCGCGCCCCCCTCGCCGCCCGCTACCGCGAGCTCGATGTGAAATGGCGCAGCATCCCTGATGAACTCATCACCTGGGCCAAAGAAACCGAGTCCAAAGCACCCCGCATCCAGGGCGGCAAAGCAGACCTACCCCTCGCCTACGCCGGACGCGTGCAGCGCCTCGCCCAAGCCAGCCCACAGACCAAAACCCCCGTCCAGATCCTGCGCATCGGCGACATCTGCATCGGCACCACGCCCTGCGAGACCTTTGCAGAAACCGGCATCGAATTCCGCCAGCGTAGCCCTTTCCCCAAAAGCTTCATGGTCGAGCTCGCCCACGGTTACTACGGCTACATGCCCACCCCGCGTCATTTCGAGCTCGGTGGTTACGAAACCTGGCCCGGAACCAACAACCTCGAACCCCAGGCCTCCGTCAAAATGATGGACGCCCTGCTCAAAATGGCCTCTGAGGTGAAGTGACGCTGCTCTTGGCAGGATTTGTGCCTGCCTTGTGTGTCTTGCATAAAACCGTGTGTTCACGGCGTCTCCTCTGTCCCCCAAAAAATGAACTCTTCTCGTCGTCTCTTCCTCCGAGGCACCGGCGCCGCACTCGGCCTGCCGTGGCTGGAGTCTATCTGCGCCTTCGGAGCTGAATCGGTCAAAAACAACACCGCACCACGCCGCCTCGCCGTCTGCTTCACCGGCAATGGCGTCAATCCGCACCACTGGGGTGCCAAAATGGGCGCTGGGGGCATGGAATTGATGAAATCCCTCAGCCCGCTCGAAGGGCTCAAAAAGCACATCAATGTCTTCACCGGCCTGTGGAATCCCACCACCGTGGAGGGCGAAGGCGGCCACTACCCGAAGATGAACGTCCTCTGTGGCCTGAAGGTGAAAAAGACCACCACCGATGTCGAAGTCGGCACCACGATGGACCAACTCATCGCCGCGCACACCGGCAAATTCACGCCCATGCCCAGCGTCGTGCTCGGCACCGAGCGGCCCAGCTACAGCACCGACAGCGGCTTCACCTCCATTTACTCCGCCTACATCTCCTGGAGCACGCCCACCACGCCCGCACCGAAGGAAATCTTCCCCCAGCAGGCCTTTGACCAGCTCTTCGACGACGGCAGCCGCCGCAAGCGTGACAAAAGCATCCTCGACCTCGTGCTCGAAGACGCCAGCAGCCTCAAGCCCAAGCTCAGCAGTCGCGACAAGCAAAAGCTCGACGAATACCTCACCTCCGTGCGTGAAATCGAGCAGCGTGTCGAGCTCGCCGAAAAAATCAGTCAGGAAGAGACGAATGGCCAAGGCTGGATGCCCACCGTCAAAGCTCCCACCATTGGCCGACCCGCCGCAGGCATCCCCGCCAGCAGTGAGGATCACCTGCGGCTCATGTTCGACATCATGCTGCTCGCCTTCCAGATGGACCGCACCCGCGTCGCCACCTTCATGATGAACAACGACCTCTCCAACATGCGCTTCCCAAGCCTCGATGGCATCAGCGGCGGCATCCACGAGCTGTCGCACCACGCCAACGACGAGCACCGCCTCAGCCTTTATCAGCGTGTGAACGAGCATCAGGTCAAACTCTGGGCCGAGTTCCTCGCCAAAATGCAGGCCACCAACGAAGGCGAGCGCACCCTACTCGAAAACAGCATGATCCTGCTCACCAGCAGCCTCATGGACGGCAATGCGCATGATTCCCGCCAGCTCCCCGTCGTCCTCGCCGGTGGTGGCGGCGGCACCATCCAAGGCGGCCGCTTCCACGACCTCAGCAAAGACCCCAACCGCAAACTCTGCCGCCTCCACCTCTCCCTCATGGACCGCATGGGCGTGAAGACGAGCCACTTCGGCGACGCAGAGAATGCGCTCATGATCTAAAGCGCAACCACTGGCGTGACGCTGATAGATAAAGCAAATTATCAGCGTCAATTTAGCGTCTTATTAGCGGTTCAACAAAACCTCGCATTCGTGTCAGTAGCGCAGCTATTCACCTCATTAAAAAGCGCATTGATCGCCTCCACATCGGGCTGCCATCGGCCTTCGCCTAAAAGATGATGGAGAACTTCACCAAGATCGATATCCAAACAA is from Verrucomicrobiaceae bacterium and encodes:
- the argH gene encoding argininosuccinate lyase → MWKGRFAQETSVLVQRYGESVSFDWRLYPHDIAGSIAHSKGLLKAGILTAEEQSQIESGLQGILADIEAGKFEWKASLEDVHMNIESELTRRIGPAGARLHTARSRNDQVATDVRLYCRAEIDALLDLMNAMQAALIECAERAEGVLMPGYTHLQRGQPVFFAHHLLAYVEMLDRDVTRLLDCRERLNIMPLGSGALAGSTIILDREFVAAELGFASVTQNSMDAVSDRDFIAELLFSISMVGVHLSRLSEDVILWASAEFAFVTLSDAHTTGSSLMPQKKNPDVAELTRGKSARLIGNLMSILTLIKGLPMTYNRDLQEDKEPLFDSVDSIKLALEVFAEMVRGMDVNRARTEAAAADPMLLATDLADYLVNHGVPFRQAHEVIGKLVAYSIAEQRSFGDMSLEEFRRFSTVFEADVLNCLSLETAMQARKGIGAPSPANVSAQLARWRETLSVK
- a CDS encoding DUF1552 domain-containing protein, with the translated sequence MNSSRRLFLRGTGAALGLPWLESICAFGAESVKNNTAPRRLAVCFTGNGVNPHHWGAKMGAGGMELMKSLSPLEGLKKHINVFTGLWNPTTVEGEGGHYPKMNVLCGLKVKKTTTDVEVGTTMDQLIAAHTGKFTPMPSVVLGTERPSYSTDSGFTSIYSAYISWSTPTTPAPKEIFPQQAFDQLFDDGSRRKRDKSILDLVLEDASSLKPKLSSRDKQKLDEYLTSVREIEQRVELAEKISQEETNGQGWMPTVKAPTIGRPAAGIPASSEDHLRLMFDIMLLAFQMDRTRVATFMMNNDLSNMRFPSLDGISGGIHELSHHANDEHRLSLYQRVNEHQVKLWAEFLAKMQATNEGERTLLENSMILLTSSLMDGNAHDSRQLPVVLAGGGGGTIQGGRFHDLSKDPNRKLCRLHLSLMDRMGVKTSHFGDAENALMI
- a CDS encoding neutral/alkaline non-lysosomal ceramidase N-terminal domain-containing protein, with product MKSLFCLLLAVSLPLCAQDAVFRAGAATSNITPELGGDVIGGFAPYPCTHIHDELHARCLVLDDGQTKLALVVCDLLGLHRSVSVLARELIEKEIGIPAANVLISGTHTHSATSAISGPVRQYTSDLELTDYQKFAARRIADGVRRAHTLLRPAEIAFGTVDVPEHVHIRRWFLKEGSMPPNPFGKIDQVKMNPGAGNPALVKPASEPDPRVSFIALREVGGRMISIFSAYSLHYVGGVQGADISADYYGYYCEALKRLQTGGSDYPPFVALMANGTSGDANNINFRTPQPRKKPYEQMRYVAEDVATKVHDALQKLTWTDRAPLAARYRELDVKWRSIPDELITWAKETESKAPRIQGGKADLPLAYAGRVQRLAQASPQTKTPVQILRIGDICIGTTPCETFAETGIEFRQRSPFPKSFMVELAHGYYGYMPTPRHFELGGYETWPGTNNLEPQASVKMMDALLKMASEVK